One window of the Candidatus Zixiibacteriota bacterium genome contains the following:
- a CDS encoding conserved hypothetical protein (Evidence 4 : Unknown function but conserved in other organisms) encodes MKIENVPFTVTNLAAVPPTEHKGETGTALWHSFESGNIRVRIVEYSPGYLADHWCSRGHVVLVLEGELVNELKDGTRTILKPGMNYQTSDDEKNPHRSFTKTGAKLFIVD; translated from the coding sequence ATGAAAATTGAGAATGTCCCTTTTACCGTAACAAATCTGGCCGCGGTGCCGCCGACTGAGCATAAGGGGGAAACCGGCACGGCCCTCTGGCACAGTTTCGAAAGCGGGAATATCAGGGTGCGGATAGTTGAATACTCCCCGGGGTACCTCGCCGATCACTGGTGTTCCCGGGGGCATGTGGTGCTGGTGCTCGAGGGGGAATTGGTCAATGAATTGAAGGACGGCACCAGGACCATATTGAAACCGGGGATGAATTATCAGACCTCGGATGACGAAAAGAACCCGCATCGCTCATTCACCAAGACCGGGGCGAAATTGTTTATAGTTGATTGA
- a CDS encoding exported hypothetical protein (Evidence 5 : Unknown function) — MRRYFKSAIVARLRVLAASALLFSAYPVCDAPTGTSSDTENHQSWDFEQYVGISGYVYDRQTXRPICDAYVQGRYPSRTTATDSVGYYFYYGVNGCQILVASKYGHYPDTGSVCVESGQAVAHDFYLTEKE, encoded by the coding sequence ATGAGAAGGTATTTTAAATCTGCAATAGTGGCTCGGCTCAGGGTTCTGGCGGCGAGCGCTTTGCTTTTTTCGGCCTACCCGGTTTGTGACGCACCAACCGGAACAAGTTCTGACACAGAAAACCATCAAAGCTGGGACTTTGAGCAATATGTTGGGATCAGCGGCTATGTATATGATAGACAGACCGNCCGACCAATATGTGACGCCTATGTGCAAGGGAGATACCCGTCGCGAACGACGGCCACGGATTCAGTAGGATACTATTTCTACTACGGCGTGAACGGGTGCCAGATCCTGGTGGCGAGTAAGTACGGGCATTATCCCGATACGGGTTCTGTTTGCGTGGAATCGGGGCAGGCGGTGGCACACGATTTTTATTTGACGGAGAAAGAGTAG
- a CDS encoding exported hypothetical protein (Evidence 5 : Unknown function), protein MFRFMVLLFVITSMEPNCWMPTSHTAYSEPEYRDVPANYPTSIEGRVYEETSLRPVEGAILALYPPAQGNTGTSAISNSNGDYYFDGLGNGNYMIVANHSAYLAETVTVQTYGDSTVNLDIYMTPSGL, encoded by the coding sequence ATGTTTCGCTTCATGGTTCTGCTTTTTGTTATAACCAGCATGGAGCCGAACTGCTGGATGCCGACCTCGCATACGGCATATTCGGAGCCTGAGTATCGCGATGTCCCGGCAAATTATCCAACGAGTATTGAAGGCCGGGTTTATGAAGAAACATCGTTGAGGCCGGTTGAAGGGGCGATATTGGCGCTATATCCGCCGGCACAGGGGAACACCGGAACTTCGGCCATAAGCAACAGTAATGGGGATTACTACTTTGATGGACTGGGAAACGGCAATTATATGATTGTGGCCAATCATAGCGCCTATCTTGCCGAAACGGTGACGGTCCAAACCTATGGCGATTCGACGGTAAACTTGGATATTTATATGACGCCATCCGGACTGTGA
- a CDS encoding conserved membrane hypothetical protein (Evidence 4 : Unknown function but conserved in other organisms) has protein sequence MKFSAVPLALFTLVAFAANSILCREALVSGSIGPVEFTLIRLGAGTMALLPIIFLSISKLLSGPNKSIGRADLLKLRLSNFGPSLALFAYAIFFSLAYIQLHAGTGALILFASVQMTMIGVSIFLGNRVTFPEWIGLAVAFSGLIYLVLPGLSAPPLLGTLLMMASGIAWGVYSLLGRRQADPILSTARNFLFCLPGLALLGLIALWHLVHNDRPPMSLTGIFLAVVSGAITSGLGYVLWYLTMRRITITAASVSQLLVPILAAMGGILFLNESFSLRLMVASMLIVGGIVVTILSRRVPEAATERHYPALQKESSRESA, from the coding sequence ATGAAATTTTCGGCTGTGCCTTTGGCTCTTTTCACTCTGGTGGCCTTTGCGGCCAATTCTATCCTTTGCCGGGAGGCCCTCGTGTCCGGTTCAATCGGCCCGGTGGAATTTACTCTGATCAGGCTCGGCGCCGGCACGATGGCCCTTCTGCCCATCATCTTTTTGTCAATCTCCAAACTATTGTCGGGTCCGAATAAATCAATCGGGCGGGCGGACCTGCTGAAATTACGGCTATCGAATTTTGGACCGTCGCTGGCGCTATTCGCCTACGCCATTTTCTTTTCGCTGGCCTATATCCAACTTCATGCCGGGACCGGGGCCCTGATACTGTTTGCATCGGTGCAAATGACGATGATAGGGGTATCAATTTTCCTGGGAAACCGGGTGACTTTTCCGGAATGGATCGGGCTGGCGGTGGCGTTTTCCGGACTGATTTATCTGGTCTTGCCCGGATTATCGGCGCCGCCGCTTCTGGGGACGCTGTTGATGATGGCTTCGGGGATCGCCTGGGGAGTCTATTCCCTTCTCGGGAGGCGTCAGGCCGATCCGATATTGTCCACGGCGAGGAATTTCCTTTTCTGTCTGCCCGGATTGGCGCTTCTGGGCTTGATTGCTCTCTGGCACCTGGTTCACAACGACCGGCCGCCAATGAGTTTGACCGGGATCTTTCTGGCGGTGGTTTCCGGGGCGATTACATCGGGACTCGGTTACGTATTGTGGTATCTGACCATGCGGCGAATCACAATCACGGCGGCCTCGGTTTCGCAACTCCTGGTACCGATTTTGGCCGCCATGGGCGGGATATTATTCTTGAACGAATCATTCAGTTTGCGCCTGATGGTGGCGTCGATGCTGATCGTGGGGGGAATCGTGGTGACAATTCTGAGCAGAAGAGTTCCGGAGGCGGCGACGGAGAGGCATTATCCCGCATTACAAAAAGAGTCAAGCCGCGAGTCGGCTTGA
- a CDS encoding conserved hypothetical protein (Evidence 4 : Unknown function but conserved in other organisms), protein MRVKIKNLGVQPQIKKKGIEFGISDAVGRHLGDLVINQRHLIWCKGKTSSSRGKKVTWDSFIANMENRFKSQGVSRNRKIRQLGKRIMNAKEWSAAEIKKLRAGYKIKSASRLAKELRRSFPSVRGKIMALKLKKHR, encoded by the coding sequence ATGCGAGTCAAAATTAAAAATCTTGGTGTCCAACCGCAGATTAAGAAGAAAGGAATCGAATTTGGTATTTCTGATGCGGTCGGTAGACATCTGGGGGATTTGGTAATTAATCAAAGACATTTAATATGGTGCAAAGGAAAGACCAGCAGTAGCAGGGGCAAAAAGGTAACTTGGGATAGCTTTATTGCAAATATGGAGAATAGATTCAAGTCCCAAGGAGTGAGCAGGAATAGAAAAATACGTCAATTGGGAAAAAGAATAATGAATGCCAAAGAGTGGAGTGCGGCTGAAATAAAAAAACTAAGGGCCGGATACAAAATAAAATCTGCTTCCCGGCTTGCCAAAGAATTAAGGCGATCTTTTCCCTCTGTAAGAGGGAAAATTATGGCACTTAAACTAAAAAAGCATCGTTAG